The proteins below come from a single Gossypium arboreum isolate Shixiya-1 unplaced genomic scaffold, ASM2569848v2 Contig00265, whole genome shotgun sequence genomic window:
- the LOC128288707 gene encoding putative UPF0481 protein At3g02645, producing MRNCSLTRLLLHKTSRTFHDITKAWNQQNLSKWKTTLEEELAINVPNDRENACIYKVPINMRKVQPDAYAPTIISISPYHLGQRLQAMEELKWKFFHCLFRPKQPNGVELDPAMKAMEDLEQDARRCYWDNAEQHSKDKFVRMMLVDGCFIVELLRVEAQQLSVCSSVQRWMLPTLRRDLIMLENQLSFCFAEISQRDVRAMNAQGIQNTLHFLGLFRQSILPFPINLSQGLKSIKTSGSSNAAEEGIDMVRSMTELMEAGVVIEKAVNCPPLDVSSEGGG from the exons ATGAGAAACTGCTCCCTTACAAGGTTGCTTTTGCACAAGACAAGCAGAACctttcatgacattaccaaagCTTGGAATCAACAAAATTTATCAAAGTGGAAAACCACATTGGAGGAGGAGTTGGCAATTAATGTTCCCAATGATAGAGAAAATGCGTGCATATACAAGGTCCCCATTAACATGCGTAAGGTGCAACCCGACGCCTATGCTCCCACTATCATCTCAATCAGTCCTTACCATCTTGGACAAAGGTTACAAGCAATGGAAGAGCTAAAATGGAAATTCTTTCACTGCCTCTTTCGTCCAAAACAGCCTAATGGGGTGGAACTAGACCCAGCGATGAAAGCCATGGAAGATTTGGAGCAGGATGCTCGTAGATGCTACTGGGACAATGCTGAACAACATAGTAAGGATAAATTTGTTAGGATGATGCTGGTTGATGGCTGCTTTATTGTGGAGCTCTTGAGAGTTGAAGCACAACAACTTTCAGTGTGCTCCTCTGTTCAAAGGTGGATGCTGCCTACTCTTCGTCGGGATCTGATCATGCTTGAAAACCAGCTTTCCTTTTGTTTTGCAGAAATT TCTCAAAGGGATGTGCGGGCCATGAATGCACAAGGAATTCAGAACACGTTGCATTTTCTTGGCCTTTTCAGGCAAAGTATCCTCCCATTTCCTATAAACTTATCACAAGGACTAAAAAGTATCAAGACGAGCGGTTCGAGCAATGCAGCAGAAGAGGGGATTGACATGGTGCGGTCCATGACGGAGCTAATGGAAGCTGGTGTCGTGATTGAGAAAGCTGTTAATTGTCCTCCACTAGATGTAAGCTCTGAGGGAGGTGGCTAA